Genomic window (Streptomyces yatensis):
GTGGCGGGGCGCTGGTGGTGCTGACGGTGCCGCGCGCGGACGCCACGGCGCTGGCCGGGGCCGCGGCCGACTCCCGGATGGCGGTGACGCTATGCCACTGCTGACTCCACCGACTCCCCTGATGCCCCTCTCACCTGCGGGTGTAGGTTGCGGAACCGTCCGCTCCAGCATCGACGCGGCGAGAGAGAGGCAGTGGGTTGAGCCAGGAGAAGGTAACCGAGGAGAAGAAGAGCGTCATGGAAGGGTTCAAAGCCTTCCTGATGCGCGGCAATGTGATCGATCTGGCCGTCGCGGTCGTCATCGGAGCCGCCTTCACCGCCGTCGTGAACTCGATAGTGAAGGGCCTCATCAACCCCATAGTCGGAGCCTTCGGCACGAAGGATCTCGAGAAGTACCGCTCCTGTCTCAAGGCGCCCTGCGAGACCAACGCCGCGGGCGATGTCATCCACGGCATTCCGATCCTCTGGGGAAGCGTGCTCTCGGCCGTGCTGACCTTCCTGATCACCGCGGCGGTGGTGTACTTCCTGATGGTGCTGCCGATGTCGCGCTATCTGGCGCGCAAGGCAGCCAAGGAGGAGAAGGCGGAGGAGGAGCAGGCCGTCGCGGAGGCCGAGGAGATCCTTCTGCTGCGCCAGATCCGCGACGAGCTGGTGGCGCAGCGCGGCGCCGCCGTCGAGGGTGGCGGCAGCGGCTCCAGCGCCTAGGGACCCGTCAGAGGTGGTGGGGCGGCTTCTCGTCGAGGAACCGGGCCAGACCAGCGGCATCGTCGGCGCTGTCGCCGCCGGGAACCCGCTCACCCCACCCGTGGTCCGTATCGTCCGATGACCGCTGCGCCAGGGGATCGTCGAAGATCAGCGCGGCGGCCGGATCGCGCGGTCCAGGGGCAGGGGCGGTGCTCATGCCTCAAGAGTACGGCCCGGGCAGCGGCTCGGTGTACCGGCCGAGCTCGTCGTGCCACCACAGGTCACGCCCGGGCGTCCAGGACACCGGGCAGGCGAGCCGGTGGACGACCAGCACGGATCGCACCCCGGGGCAGCCGGCCAGCGCCCGGTCGACCTGCCGCTTGAGCGGCTGCGGCTCCCCGCGGTGCTGCCCGGCGTCCGCGGTGATGACGACCTTCGCGTCGACCTCCCTGATCCGCTCGCGCAGCTCATGGGGGCGCAGCCCCACGGGGAGGCTGGCGCGGACGACGTCGAGCCGGCCGCAGGCGAGCGTGGCGATCACGGACTCGGGCACCAGCGGCAGATGGACCGCCACCCGGTCCCCGGCGCGGACGCCGAGCCGGGTCAGTGCGGCGGCGGCCCGGGCCGCCTGGTCGAGCAGCTCGGCGTGGGTGAGCTCCTCGGTGCAGTCCGGCTCGCTGATCCAGCGGAGGGCGACCCGGGCGGCCCGCCGAGTGTCGGCGGCCAGTGTCGGGAGCTCCTCCGTCCGAGAGCTACGGGGCACGGCGGTCTTCTTTCGGACGGGGGCGAACGGCATAGGGCCCAGACTGCTGTCACGCCATCAACGTCTGATGAACGCCCTCTATATGAGAGCTCCTCACCCCGTCCTGTGGCCTTCGCCGGCGATCGCGGGCGGGCGGACAAGGGAGTGGTTCGCGCCTCGGCACCCGACCATGCCATGGCTTGCCGTGCTACGCATAGCTTCCATGGAAGCCGAGCGGACAAACTCCGAATCAACCCCCACCGGTCCGGCCGACGGCCTCACGGATGTCCGTGGACTGCGGGTGGGCCATGCCCAGCGGTCCGGCGGCGGCCGGCTGACCGGGACGACCGTCGTGCTGGCCCCGGAGGGCGGTGCGGTCGCCGCGGTCGATGTGCGCGGGGGTGGTCCCGGCACCCGGGAGACCGATGCCCTCGATTCGCGGAATCTGGTCCAGCGCGTCGATGCCGTGGTGCTGACCGGCGGCAGCGCGTTCGGGCTCGACAGCGCCTCGGGGGTGGCATCCTGGCTGGAGGAGCACGGCCGGGGCTTCCGGGTCGGTCCCGATCCGGCGCAGGTCGTTCCGGTGGTCCCGGCCGCCGCCCTCTTCGACCTGGGCCGCGGCGGCGACTGGCGGGCCCGCCCGGACGCCGCGCTGGGGCGCGAGGCGATCGAGGCGGCGGCCGCTTCGGAGCCGGGGGCGCCGGTCGCGCAGGGCAATGTGGGAGCGGGCACCGGTGCGGTGGCCGGTGGGCTCAAGGGCGGCACCGGCTCGGCCTCCACGGTGCTGCCGTCCGGTGTCACGGTGGCCGCGCTGGCGGTGGTCAATGCCGTGGGATCGGTCCTGGATCCCGGTACGGGTGTGCTCTACGGGGAGTACTACGAGCCGTCGGACGAAGGCGGGCCCCACAGGCCCGGTGCGGCCGAGCACGCGGAGGCGATGCGCCGGCTGGCCGCCGCGCGGGCCGAGTCGGAGCGGCGGCAGGCCGCGTCGGTGCGGCCTCCGCTGAACACCACGCTGGCCGTGGTCGCCACCGATGCCGTGCTCACCCGGGCCCAGGCGCACAAGCTGGCAGGTACCGCGCATGACGGTCTGGCGCGGGCCGTCCGGCCGGTGCATCTGCTCTCCGACGGCGACACCGTCTTCGCCCTGGCCACCTGTGGGCGGCCGCTGATACCGGAGGGCGGTACCGAGGGTGCCGACGATCCGGCGTTCGGGGTGCACCGGGAGAGCGGCGCGCTGAACGAGGTGCTGGCGGCCGGGGCGGATGTGCTGACCCGGGCCCTGGTCAAGGCGGTGCTCGCGGCGGAGAGCGTGGACGGCCCGGGCGGTGTCTTCCCCGCGTACCGGGATCTTTACAGCCGCTGATCCGGCCCGTTGTGCTCCCGACCGAAGGGAAGCGTCCGGCCGGGAGAGAAACGGGCCGCAGAGACGGAGAGAAGGGGGGCTTCACATGGACACCGATCTGCTGATCGTCGGGGGTGGCCCGGCGGGCTGCGCCGCCGCCGTGATGGCGGCGAGCGTGGGGATGCGCTCGGTGCTGATCGAGTCGGGCGGCGCGGTATGCGGGGCGCT
Coding sequences:
- the mscL gene encoding large conductance mechanosensitive channel protein MscL translates to MEGFKAFLMRGNVIDLAVAVVIGAAFTAVVNSIVKGLINPIVGAFGTKDLEKYRSCLKAPCETNAAGDVIHGIPILWGSVLSAVLTFLITAAVVYFLMVLPMSRYLARKAAKEEKAEEEQAVAEAEEILLLRQIRDELVAQRGAAVEGGGSGSSA
- a CDS encoding AMP-binding protein; protein product: MPRSSRTEELPTLAADTRRAARVALRWISEPDCTEELTHAELLDQAARAAAALTRLGVRAGDRVAVHLPLVPESVIATLACGRLDVVRASLPVGLRPHELRERIREVDAKVVITADAGQHRGEPQPLKRQVDRALAGCPGVRSVLVVHRLACPVSWTPGRDLWWHDELGRYTEPLPGPYS
- a CDS encoding P1 family peptidase; the protein is MEAERTNSESTPTGPADGLTDVRGLRVGHAQRSGGGRLTGTTVVLAPEGGAVAAVDVRGGGPGTRETDALDSRNLVQRVDAVVLTGGSAFGLDSASGVASWLEEHGRGFRVGPDPAQVVPVVPAAALFDLGRGGDWRARPDAALGREAIEAAAASEPGAPVAQGNVGAGTGAVAGGLKGGTGSASTVLPSGVTVAALAVVNAVGSVLDPGTGVLYGEYYEPSDEGGPHRPGAAEHAEAMRRLAAARAESERRQAASVRPPLNTTLAVVATDAVLTRAQAHKLAGTAHDGLARAVRPVHLLSDGDTVFALATCGRPLIPEGGTEGADDPAFGVHRESGALNEVLAAGADVLTRALVKAVLAAESVDGPGGVFPAYRDLYSR